Within Nostoc sp. 'Peltigera membranacea cyanobiont' N6, the genomic segment TACAAATCCTAAATCTGGTTTATCAAAACCCATTCCTAATGCTGTAGTTGCTACTAATACCTTAATTTCATTATTTAAAAGCTTGTCTTCCAATACTATACGAACTTCGTTATCTAAATTACTATGGTATGCTTTAGCATTAATGTTTTGAGTTTTTAACCAATCGGCAACTCTTTCTGCATCTCTAACAGTTAAGGTGTAAATAATCCCACTTCCTGGCAAGTTAGGAAGCTGTTGGGCTAACCATGCCATTCGTGCTGCTGGACTAGGGATAGCAATATTTTGCAGATGCAAACTTTGTCTGGTTAAATTTCCTCTGGAAACACGCAGAGTTGATCCCAACTGAGCGACTATATCATTTACAACTCGATTGTTAGCTGTAGCAGTTGTTGCTAATACTGGGATGTTTTGGGGAAGTGCCTGTAAAATTCTCACAATCCGGCGAAAATCAGGGCGAAAATCATGTCCCCAATCGGAGATACAATGAGCTTCGTCAACAACAAATAAACCTATACGTTGAGATACTGGTAAAAGAATCTTTTCTCGAAATTCTTCGTTACCTAGTCTTTCGGGAGAAATTAGCAGAATGTCTACTTCTCCTGCTAGCAACTGTGTTTCTACTAGTTGCCATTCATCTGTATTGCTGGAGTTAATTGTTTTGGCTTTTACACCAATGCGTTCGGCTGCTGCAATTTGGTTTCGCATCAAAGCCAGTAGTGGAGAAATCAAAAGAGTACAACCTGCACCTTGATCTCGTAGCAAGCGAGTTGCTAAAAAATAAACTAGACTTTTTCCCCAACCAGTGCGTTGAACAACGAGTAAACGCGATCGCTGCTCGAGTAACTCTTCAATAGCTTCCCATTGTCCAGAGCGAAAGTCAGCTGTAGAGTTATCAAGCGCTTGACGCAGAAGCAATAATCCCTGTTCGTGAATACTAGTTGTCATATATACTAAGTAACTAATTATCGTTTCTGTTGTAACATAAAAGACAACCAGTATTAGTTATGTTGGAGCGTTCGCCTATAGTATCACTTCACTAGGATCGTAGACATCATAACCAAGAACGCTTAAAAAAGGGAAAATTAGCGCCATCTTAGCTGTTTCTTTGCCACAAATGTTATCAAATCGCTTACGGATTTGTTCAGACAATTTAGTAATATCTTTAGCAAACCCCATATATGCAAACCTTAGTGTAGTTAAAAACCATCAGTTTAATGTAAATCATTATACAAATCATGTGTAGTATTTATTGAAAGTACGACACCTGTCGTACTTTTCGGTTGGTCAATATTTTGGCTAAAATCCAGATACATAAGTTTATTTCTCACCACTCAAAACATCCTCAATCAAATTCAGGAGTTCTGGCAGACATTTTGCTAAAGCTTTCTCTTTCGGGGTTTTCGGCTCAATTTGTTGCCACTGCTTCAGCTTAGTTAATGCTTGTTTTAAAAGTACGACAGGTGTCGTACTTTTTTCTGGTTCAGTATCTTGCTTCGATTCAAAATACCTTTGTACTGTACGGAGGTTTTTGCCAACTACAACGGCTAGAGCAGGCATTAAAGGCTTTTGTCCTTTCTTGGGTCTTCCCTTTACGTCAATAAATCCAGCAGTGCGTAGACGTTCGGCAATTGCTTTTACTTCGTTTGGCGTATAGTCTCTACGCTGTTCGTTCTCTGCTATTTCTACTTGCAGTGCCAAATCTGGTTCTG encodes:
- a CDS encoding ParB N-terminal domain-containing protein, whose product is MTNFDKILEVAQKRQGQSQPLKLQDSTVLLEQIKDREQDTRPLNPKHVESLAESIAVLGLIEPLVLDNKARLLAGGHRLAAIQLLKEQQADKYLHQFPDNRIPIRMLPFDAESEPDLALQVEIAENEQRRDYTPNEVKAIAERLRTAGFIDVKGRPKKGQKPLMPALAVVVGKNLRTVQRYFESKQDTEPEKSTTPVVLLKQALTKLKQWQQIEPKTPKEKALAKCLPELLNLIEDVLSGEK